Proteins found in one Aneurinibacillus uraniidurans genomic segment:
- the helD gene encoding RNA polymerase recycling motor HelD yields MDTSKQEWQEEQQRVDQVTDKISRQITILQQEVGDIQTEVVDIRKNFWDDVTVNFDDAHEAAETYASMKQQAEVLSERERSYRHARERLRTLHRLEQSPYFGRIDFTEEGEQTERIYLGLASFQEENGPEFLVYDWRAPISSLYYDYSPGPAQYQAPDGTISGVMELKRQYVIRDGRILSLFDTGITIGDELLQEVLGRQANTQMKSIVATIQKEQNQIIRNERSRLLLVQGAAGSGKTSAALQRVAYLLYRYRNTLQAEQIVLFSPNQLFNSYISTVLPELGEKNMQQVTFQEYLQRRLGKRFVLEDPFMQMEYVLTAEDDPAYDIRMAGIRYKADHAFVTMIEQYAAFLGREGMLFKDIRFRGKTLVSTAHMTEQFYRLDAALQIPDRMNLLVEWLLQEIKQAMRKELTEQWVEDEIELLDKEAYLQAYKKLRKKRRYTGETFDDFEQEKKQLAKMVVQERFRPLRRRVKRMRFIDMKAMYERLFADSAYVSYFAPNASLPEQWADICAQTKERIARAELAYEDATPYLYLQELVEGFQSNTSIKHVFIDEAQDYSAFQFAFIKRLFPRSKMTVLGDLNQAIYAHARFGIGVSSLSSLYEGEQTEKITLTRSYRSTRQIVEFTREFVDGGEEIEPFNREGSKPTVIQVANMEDLAAQVTERIQILQTEGHRTIAVICKTAEESRQAYAALRVNLPLRLIGKETGVFETGTLIIPSYLAKGVEFDAVIIYNGAKSQYGRESERKLFYTACTRAMHELHIFCNGEMSPFIREASADTYNYISSR; encoded by the coding sequence ATGGATACGTCGAAGCAGGAGTGGCAGGAAGAGCAGCAGCGGGTTGATCAGGTTACGGATAAAATCAGTAGGCAAATTACGATTCTGCAACAGGAAGTGGGCGATATTCAAACCGAAGTCGTGGATATTCGGAAAAATTTCTGGGATGATGTAACCGTTAATTTTGACGATGCGCATGAAGCTGCAGAAACGTATGCCAGTATGAAGCAACAGGCTGAAGTTCTCTCCGAGCGGGAGCGCAGCTATCGACATGCCAGAGAGCGTTTAAGAACGCTGCATAGGCTAGAGCAGTCCCCTTATTTTGGACGTATTGATTTTACAGAAGAAGGAGAGCAGACGGAACGTATTTATCTTGGGCTGGCTTCTTTTCAGGAAGAGAACGGACCGGAATTTCTCGTATATGATTGGCGTGCGCCGATCTCAAGTTTATATTATGATTATTCACCTGGCCCAGCTCAGTATCAGGCGCCCGATGGCACCATTTCGGGTGTGATGGAGTTGAAGCGGCAGTACGTGATTCGTGATGGCCGCATTCTAAGTCTATTTGATACAGGGATCACCATCGGGGATGAACTGCTGCAAGAGGTGCTGGGCAGACAGGCGAACACACAGATGAAAAGTATTGTGGCTACCATCCAGAAAGAGCAGAACCAGATTATTCGCAACGAGCGCAGCCGGCTGCTGCTTGTGCAGGGAGCGGCCGGAAGTGGTAAAACATCTGCAGCTCTGCAGCGGGTGGCCTATTTGCTATACCGTTACCGGAACACATTGCAGGCTGAACAAATTGTGCTGTTTTCTCCGAACCAGCTGTTCAATAGCTATATTTCAACGGTCCTACCTGAGCTTGGCGAAAAAAATATGCAGCAGGTAACGTTCCAGGAATACTTGCAGCGTCGTCTCGGAAAAAGGTTTGTGCTTGAAGATCCATTTATGCAAATGGAGTATGTACTGACGGCGGAGGATGATCCGGCATATGACATTCGGATGGCTGGCATACGTTACAAAGCAGATCATGCCTTTGTTACGATGATTGAGCAATATGCCGCGTTTCTTGGTCGAGAAGGTATGCTGTTTAAAGATATTAGATTCCGAGGCAAGACGCTTGTGTCCACAGCACATATGACCGAACAGTTTTATAGGCTGGATGCTGCACTACAAATTCCGGACCGTATGAATTTACTCGTTGAATGGTTGCTTCAGGAAATCAAGCAGGCTATGCGTAAAGAGTTGACAGAACAATGGGTGGAAGATGAAATTGAGCTGCTTGATAAGGAAGCATACTTACAGGCTTATAAGAAACTACGAAAGAAAAGACGATACACCGGGGAGACGTTCGATGATTTTGAACAGGAAAAAAAGCAGCTTGCCAAAATGGTGGTTCAGGAACGCTTTAGGCCTTTGCGTAGAAGAGTAAAACGGATGCGATTCATCGATATGAAGGCGATGTATGAGCGACTATTTGCCGATTCAGCGTACGTGTCTTATTTTGCCCCTAATGCGAGTTTGCCGGAGCAATGGGCAGATATATGCGCCCAAACGAAGGAGCGAATTGCCCGTGCCGAGCTAGCGTATGAGGATGCGACCCCGTATTTGTATTTGCAAGAATTGGTGGAAGGATTTCAAAGCAATACATCTATTAAGCATGTATTTATTGATGAGGCTCAGGACTATTCAGCATTTCAGTTTGCTTTCATCAAACGTTTGTTTCCGCGCAGCAAAATGACGGTACTAGGTGATCTTAATCAGGCAATCTATGCACATGCTCGCTTCGGTATCGGAGTTTCGTCACTATCTTCATTATATGAAGGCGAGCAGACTGAAAAGATTACCCTGACACGCAGCTACCGTTCGACTCGCCAGATCGTTGAATTCACACGTGAGTTTGTAGATGGAGGCGAAGAGATTGAACCATTTAACCGGGAAGGTAGTAAGCCGACTGTAATACAGGTCGCAAATATGGAGGATCTTGCTGCACAGGTAACAGAACGGATTCAGATACTGCAAACAGAAGGGCATCGAACGATCGCTGTAATCTGCAAAACCGCCGAGGAGAGCCGGCAAGCGTATGCAGCATTACGAGTGAACCTTCCGCTTCGATTAATTGGAAAAGAAACAGGCGTCTTTGAAACAGGCACACTCATCATTCCTTCGTATCTTGCAAAAGGTGTAGAGTTTGATGCTGTGATTATTTATAATGGGGCCAAATCGCAATATGGTCGCGAAAGTGAGCGGAAGCTATTTTATACGGCTTGTACAAGGGCGATGCATGAGCTGCACATTTTCTGTAATGGGGAAATGAGTCCATTTATCAGGGAAGCATCCGCTGACACATATAACTATATAAGCAGCAGATAA
- a CDS encoding polysaccharide deacetylase family protein gives MKKLIVCMLFFCFVIQSVVYANPKNRTEWEETGNVVWEVQTNKKLIALTFDDGPHPKYTNEILLLLDKYHAKATFFVVGQRARSYPELLKTMHRKGHEIANHTYTHPNMNQINTNRLQEEMKKTDEVIYTAVKIRPALFRPPGGNFNTRVVETAKANQHLVVMWSWTQDTKDWANPGTKKIVNKVCRNARPGNIVLFHDFGRDRTQTIQALDIILKRLSKEGYQFVTVSELLAENQIHVTNE, from the coding sequence ATAAAGAAGCTTATCGTTTGTATGCTGTTTTTTTGTTTTGTAATCCAGTCTGTGGTCTATGCCAATCCGAAAAATCGTACAGAGTGGGAGGAGACAGGCAATGTTGTATGGGAAGTACAGACGAATAAAAAGCTGATCGCTCTTACGTTTGATGATGGTCCTCACCCAAAATACACAAATGAAATTTTGCTTCTTCTAGATAAGTATCATGCGAAAGCCACCTTTTTTGTAGTGGGGCAGCGAGCAAGGAGTTATCCTGAGCTGCTTAAAACGATGCACCGAAAAGGTCATGAAATTGCCAATCATACATATACACATCCAAACATGAACCAGATCAATACGAATCGACTGCAAGAAGAAATGAAGAAAACAGATGAAGTCATTTATACAGCAGTTAAAATCAGGCCGGCACTGTTCCGACCTCCGGGGGGGAATTTTAACACCAGAGTAGTAGAGACAGCGAAGGCAAACCAGCATCTTGTGGTGATGTGGTCATGGACACAGGATACGAAAGATTGGGCCAATCCAGGGACGAAAAAAATTGTAAATAAAGTCTGTCGCAATGCTCGGCCCGGAAATATTGTATTGTTTCATGACTTTGGACGAGATCGCACGCAGACAATCCAGGCGCTAGACATCATCCTGAAACGATTATCGAAGGAAGGCTACCAGTTTGTTACGGTTTCTGAGCTGCTTGCCGAGAATCAAATACACGTAACAAACGAGTAG
- a CDS encoding spore germination protein: MLFRDIFKRKSKRRTSISVPAVGEHISEFKEEQVREWFASCGDVNIEIIRTEGNDNAVVMLIYCPGLCDTKQINQIVSSSMSLYKLEDQRTATMKKLSNQGIKETIIESVFLGQLLLLFEGTDVAYTIDISAQPKRNPEEPKTEISIRGPRDGFIEDLSVNAGLIRKRLPTTSLHYETFIIGTRTKTEVGLFFIKDIAPNKVIEEVRQRLQQINIDGITSSVQVEEMIGDTSFPLFPLFVYTGRPDFVAESLLRGRFALLVDGIPTATIAPVNLMFILKTSEDMHDSFYFASFERVLRLFGMIISMFLPGFWVALTTYHPDQLPFTLLATTVVSRQGVPFSTPLECFLMLFLFELFREAGARFPAAIGQTLSVVGGLIIGQAAISAGLTSPGLIVVAATSLVAKFTLGSVALTGSVAIFRMFILIASSFMGMFGFLISAFAILTYLANLRSFGVPYLAPLSPPVFRDMKYVIFRMPWKREKKRSTMLQPHDSTRQGEDT; this comes from the coding sequence ATGTTGTTTAGGGATATTTTCAAAAGAAAATCAAAAAGGCGTACAAGTATCTCTGTACCTGCTGTTGGGGAACATATCTCTGAATTTAAGGAAGAACAAGTTCGAGAATGGTTTGCTTCCTGTGGAGATGTAAACATTGAAATCATACGTACAGAAGGTAATGATAACGCGGTTGTTATGCTGATTTACTGCCCGGGTTTGTGTGATACGAAGCAGATTAACCAGATTGTTTCATCATCGATGAGCCTGTACAAATTAGAGGATCAGAGAACAGCGACGATGAAGAAACTCTCAAATCAGGGGATAAAAGAAACCATTATTGAAAGTGTATTTCTGGGTCAACTGCTTTTGCTATTTGAAGGAACAGATGTTGCATATACGATTGATATTTCTGCTCAACCGAAACGAAACCCTGAGGAACCAAAGACAGAAATATCGATACGAGGTCCCCGAGATGGATTTATTGAGGATCTCTCTGTTAACGCTGGTCTTATCCGAAAACGATTACCAACGACGTCGTTACATTATGAAACATTCATAATTGGAACCAGAACGAAAACAGAGGTAGGACTATTCTTTATTAAAGACATAGCTCCAAATAAAGTGATTGAAGAAGTACGGCAACGGTTACAGCAGATTAACATTGATGGAATAACCAGTTCAGTACAGGTAGAAGAGATGATCGGAGATACATCCTTTCCCCTTTTTCCGTTATTCGTCTATACAGGGCGTCCAGATTTTGTAGCTGAAAGCCTCCTTCGCGGACGATTTGCTTTATTGGTGGATGGAATACCTACGGCTACGATTGCACCTGTAAACTTGATGTTTATTTTGAAAACGAGTGAGGATATGCATGATTCCTTTTATTTTGCTTCGTTTGAACGTGTTCTAAGACTATTTGGTATGATCATTTCCATGTTTCTCCCGGGGTTCTGGGTTGCATTAACGACTTATCATCCTGACCAATTGCCTTTTACTTTGCTCGCAACGACTGTAGTGTCCAGGCAGGGGGTCCCTTTTTCCACGCCTCTTGAGTGTTTTCTTATGTTATTTTTGTTTGAGTTGTTTAGAGAAGCTGGCGCCCGTTTCCCAGCAGCTATTGGGCAAACGTTATCGGTAGTAGGTGGACTCATTATTGGACAGGCTGCAATTAGTGCAGGACTTACTTCCCCAGGTCTGATTGTGGTAGCGGCGACTTCACTTGTTGCTAAATTTACATTGGGGAGTGTGGCCTTAACGGGAAGCGTGGCTATTTTCCGAATGTTTATATTGATAGCGTCTTCATTTATGGGGATGTTTGGATTTCTCATTTCGGCTTTTGCTATCCTCACGTATCTGGCTAACTTACGTTCGTTCGGAGTTCCGTATTTAGCCCCACTATCTCCCCCTGTATTTCGCGACATGAAGTATGTGATATTCCGTATGCCTTGGAAACGGGAAAAGAAACGCTCGACTATGCTACAGCCTCATGACTCCACCAGACAGGGAGAAGATACGTAA
- a CDS encoding YhcN/YlaJ family sporulation lipoprotein: protein MNKVLTKVTAVSLVVVLAGSLAACTNTAAPNNTSRTQNYRVNQYQANPTVPRYNDGAYVNRTPQPPSNTAQLNTTERAAADRMARTAMKVPGVAHATAVVNGKDAVIGLDTTSAAAQDKRAIEHKVANAVKKAEPGYNVHVTTDAQLHQRIRTLNTQVQTGHPVRTLANDVGVIIKDIGRAVTAPFR from the coding sequence ATGAATAAAGTACTAACAAAAGTTACGGCTGTATCGCTTGTTGTTGTACTGGCAGGATCTCTTGCTGCATGTACTAACACAGCAGCTCCGAATAATACAAGCCGTACGCAGAACTATCGCGTAAATCAATACCAGGCCAATCCTACTGTTCCCCGTTATAATGATGGTGCGTATGTAAATCGAACGCCGCAACCACCATCTAATACAGCGCAGCTAAATACGACAGAGCGTGCGGCAGCAGATCGGATGGCTCGTACAGCGATGAAAGTGCCGGGTGTTGCACATGCGACGGCTGTTGTAAATGGAAAAGATGCCGTGATTGGGCTCGATACTACAAGTGCCGCTGCTCAAGACAAAAGGGCTATTGAGCACAAGGTAGCCAATGCTGTGAAGAAAGCTGAACCTGGGTACAATGTTCATGTCACGACAGATGCACAACTCCATCAGCGAATTCGCACATTAAATACGCAAGTACAGACCGGACACCCAGTTCGTACACTGGCAAATGATGTAGGTGTCATTATTAAAGATATCGGACGCGCTGTTACGGCTCCTTTCCGCTAG
- a CDS encoding Ger(x)C family spore germination protein, producing MRRKVGCIGISFFTVLFLTGCWDMKEVEHTRYVYSIGVDYVNNNQVIYTQLIPFTNIAKQEGGGGLKPVPIWIGKSVGKTFDIATDNLYKTAQQRYSWGHVAALVFTERALKNKKVIENVLDVLERYNEIRKTIWVSGTTESLNDLLIAKPSMSFSIAYSRLSDPDDMYLQYSIVKPITLREFMISTKESGATTIIPYLKISKSNWKEDKKKKEVLTLDGVGILQQGKFQGHIPRTKMQGIRWMQKQTVRTPLYIFDGKKPVASLTLGKPKIKIKPQMKNGKAMFNVKVSVKGAIIEMGKTLTQEQLQKRAEDRIQGEIRRTFQEGVKMNADVFQLSNTLYRENPRAWHEVAKNNKLEISNDSLNSIEVKVGIYSSGKAKDRERNTKMKSPAGR from the coding sequence ATGAGAAGGAAAGTAGGTTGTATTGGTATAAGTTTTTTTACGGTGTTATTTTTGACAGGATGCTGGGATATGAAGGAAGTGGAGCATACTCGATATGTTTATTCTATAGGTGTTGATTATGTAAATAATAACCAAGTCATATATACGCAGCTTATCCCTTTTACGAACATTGCTAAACAAGAAGGAGGAGGAGGATTGAAGCCTGTACCCATTTGGATAGGAAAATCAGTAGGAAAAACATTTGATATCGCGACAGATAATTTATATAAAACAGCCCAGCAACGCTATTCATGGGGACATGTTGCAGCGCTTGTATTTACGGAGAGAGCTCTAAAGAATAAAAAAGTAATAGAAAATGTTCTGGATGTGTTAGAAAGATATAATGAAATTAGAAAAACGATCTGGGTATCGGGCACAACGGAGTCATTGAATGATCTGTTAATTGCTAAACCTTCTATGAGTTTTTCCATAGCATATTCCAGGCTAAGTGATCCGGATGATATGTACTTACAATATTCAATTGTTAAGCCTATAACTTTACGTGAATTTATGATAAGCACAAAAGAGAGTGGAGCTACGACCATCATTCCTTATTTGAAAATTTCAAAGAGTAACTGGAAGGAGGACAAAAAGAAAAAAGAGGTTTTAACGTTAGATGGGGTAGGGATCCTACAGCAAGGGAAGTTCCAGGGACACATACCACGAACAAAGATGCAAGGGATTCGCTGGATGCAAAAGCAAACCGTTCGTACACCGCTTTATATTTTTGATGGTAAGAAACCGGTGGCCTCGCTTACTTTGGGAAAGCCAAAAATAAAGATAAAACCACAAATGAAAAATGGAAAGGCTATGTTCAATGTAAAAGTTTCTGTAAAAGGCGCGATTATTGAAATGGGAAAAACACTTACACAGGAACAGCTACAGAAACGGGCTGAAGACAGGATTCAAGGTGAAATTAGAAGGACCTTTCAAGAAGGGGTTAAAATGAATGCTGATGTGTTTCAATTATCGAATACATTATATCGAGAAAATCCTCGTGCCTGGCATGAGGTGGCGAAAAATAATAAACTTGAAATTTCTAATGACTCCCTGAACTCCATTGAGGTAAAAGTTGGGATTTATTCTTCTGGAAAAGCGAAGGATAGAGAGAGAAATACGAAAATGAAATCACCAGCTGGTAGATAA
- a CDS encoding response regulator transcription factor: protein MREILIIEDEEELAQFILLELEYEGFSVTVSNGGREGLKLALDSDWDLILLDIMLPDLNGIEVCRRIRAVKETPIIMVTARDSVLDRVSGLDNGADDYILKPFAIEELLARMRVIFRRLDKEKQFQSHLTFKDLQVDILGRIVKRGDEEIELTKKEYDLLITFIQNINRVLTREVLLEKVWGYDTTVETNIVDVYVGHLRNKLDSSNGEAYIQTIRGMGYVMR, encoded by the coding sequence ATGAGGGAGATTCTAATAATAGAAGATGAAGAAGAATTAGCTCAGTTTATTTTATTAGAGCTGGAATATGAGGGATTTTCAGTTACGGTTTCAAATGGTGGTAGGGAAGGGTTGAAGCTAGCTTTGGATTCGGATTGGGACCTTATTTTATTAGACATCATGTTACCTGATCTAAATGGTATTGAAGTATGTAGAAGAATACGAGCGGTCAAGGAAACTCCCATTATTATGGTAACAGCAAGGGATAGTGTTTTGGATCGAGTTTCGGGTCTGGATAATGGTGCAGATGATTATATTCTGAAACCCTTTGCCATTGAAGAATTACTTGCTAGAATGCGCGTTATTTTTAGACGACTAGACAAAGAGAAACAATTTCAATCACATCTTACATTTAAAGATTTACAAGTAGACATTTTAGGCAGGATAGTGAAACGTGGAGATGAGGAAATAGAGTTAACAAAAAAGGAATACGATTTACTTATCACATTTATTCAAAATATAAATCGGGTTTTAACGAGGGAAGTGCTGTTAGAGAAAGTATGGGGCTATGATACAACGGTGGAAACAAATATAGTAGATGTGTATGTTGGACACTTACGGAACAAGCTTGATTCATCAAATGGTGAGGCGTATATCCAAACGATTAGAGGAATGGGATATGTGATGCGTTAA
- a CDS encoding GerAB/ArcD/ProY family transporter, which yields MEKAGITLFQTMMIIMTASGLMNHVIVIPMLIEVSGRDSWISVCLTCVACLLWIPVIYFVMKKTNQQHIFEWLKQKHGRFFSIILLSISSLYLFLISSTTLKETVMWTKVSYLPATPVFVLALTFGLLCFYNSYCGINSIAITTGILLPIIVILGFFVATANIPNKDYALLKPWLEYGFHPVIKGMMYVGSGMVELILLTFLQHHISSTVTFSSLVIITFVLAGLILGPTMAGIAEFGPYQSGFQRYPAFEEWRLVSIGRYIEHLDFLSIYQWLSGAFIRISLASFLIIDILKISNKKKKIWVLILIYIAVVGFTVLPISDMKFYMFLRDIFLPVSLGVMFIISFVLVGFAVFTGEKNRR from the coding sequence ATGGAGAAGGCTGGGATTACTCTTTTTCAAACCATGATGATTATTATGACGGCCTCTGGACTTATGAACCATGTCATCGTGATTCCCATGTTAATAGAAGTTTCCGGTCGAGATTCCTGGATAAGTGTCTGCCTTACATGTGTGGCCTGCTTACTATGGATTCCTGTAATTTATTTTGTTATGAAGAAGACAAACCAGCAGCATATTTTCGAATGGTTGAAACAAAAGCATGGGCGTTTTTTTTCCATCATCCTTTTATCTATTAGCAGCCTATATTTGTTTCTTATTAGCAGTACTACATTAAAGGAAACTGTTATGTGGACAAAAGTATCGTATTTGCCTGCTACTCCGGTATTTGTACTAGCGCTTACTTTTGGCCTGCTTTGTTTTTATAACTCATATTGCGGCATAAATTCTATTGCAATTACGACAGGGATTTTGTTGCCGATTATTGTAATTTTAGGTTTTTTTGTAGCTACGGCAAATATTCCGAATAAGGATTATGCTTTGCTGAAGCCCTGGCTCGAATATGGATTTCATCCGGTAATTAAAGGAATGATGTACGTCGGTTCAGGGATGGTTGAGCTCATTTTGCTAACTTTTTTACAACATCATATTAGTTCTACAGTTACTTTTTCTTCTCTAGTGATTATCACCTTTGTTCTGGCTGGACTTATTCTAGGTCCGACTATGGCTGGGATTGCTGAATTTGGACCGTACCAGTCTGGATTTCAGCGCTATCCTGCATTTGAAGAGTGGAGACTTGTGTCAATTGGGCGTTATATTGAGCACCTGGATTTTTTATCGATTTATCAATGGCTGTCGGGTGCATTCATACGTATCTCTCTAGCCAGCTTTTTGATCATTGATATTTTGAAAATAAGCAATAAAAAAAAGAAAATATGGGTTCTTATTCTGATTTATATCGCTGTAGTTGGATTTACCGTACTTCCAATAAGTGATATGAAATTTTACATGTTTTTGCGCGACATTTTTCTTCCTGTTTCACTAGGAGTCATGTTTATAATCTCGTTCGTACTTGTCGGATTCGCAGTATTTACCGGAGAAAAAAACAGGAGGTAA
- a CDS encoding N-acetylmuramoyl-L-alanine amidase family protein, whose product MRIRRVILLVICLSVFLFPVSAYCLDRVNTPVDVLIDVGHGGIDGGASYKTMLEKDVTLTIARLLYQQLSTKGYAVVLNRTGDYALSEENGWLNTRSRHQKDLAQRKHLMQSLSPKITISLHANTSSNPNDYGPLVLYQKNNQSFMLADVMQHTLNKLYKTAELPQPGSRLYLLNHSICPTVLVEIGFISNSVDRERMTDPRQQKQIVSAISSAVDHYFLLFNQKHSKK is encoded by the coding sequence ATGAGGATTCGAAGAGTTATTCTTTTAGTTATTTGTCTAAGTGTTTTTCTTTTTCCTGTCTCAGCATATTGCTTGGACCGTGTAAATACACCTGTCGACGTTCTCATTGATGTAGGACATGGCGGAATTGATGGAGGAGCATCCTACAAAACTATGCTGGAAAAGGATGTTACCCTAACGATAGCACGCCTTCTGTATCAACAGTTATCAACGAAAGGATATGCCGTAGTACTAAACCGTACGGGAGATTATGCACTTAGTGAGGAGAACGGCTGGTTGAATACACGTTCACGTCACCAAAAGGATCTGGCACAGCGTAAGCATCTTATGCAGTCGTTATCACCGAAGATTACAATCAGTCTACATGCCAATACATCATCTAACCCAAATGATTATGGTCCGCTTGTACTTTATCAGAAAAACAATCAGAGCTTTATGCTCGCTGATGTTATGCAGCATACGTTGAACAAGTTGTATAAGACAGCGGAATTGCCGCAGCCAGGCTCCCGGTTGTACTTACTTAACCATTCGATTTGTCCAACGGTACTTGTTGAGATTGGATTTATCAGCAATTCCGTAGATCGTGAACGGATGACAGATCCCCGGCAACAAAAACAAATTGTGAGCGCCATTAGCTCGGCGGTTGATCATTATTTTTTACTATTTAATCAGAAGCACAGCAAAAAGTAG
- a CDS encoding spore coat protein, producing MRMAAHELHDLHELTMSCVNSITNMAYMLQHVQDTELKSILERHFPLHVRDYNMKVELLNQMDGAKKELSIMKVNGNLNDFTQSPTTQYPPIQPRIMIQDMNDREMATAYLLTLKRAGREYAWTAMETANPEMRSFFETAFLMSCSHAYDV from the coding sequence ATGAGAATGGCAGCCCATGAACTTCATGATTTACATGAGCTAACAATGAGTTGTGTAAATTCAATCACTAACATGGCCTATATGTTGCAGCATGTTCAGGACACTGAACTTAAAAGTATCTTGGAAAGACACTTTCCCCTACATGTACGGGATTATAATATGAAAGTAGAGTTGCTGAATCAAATGGATGGTGCTAAAAAAGAGCTATCCATCATGAAAGTAAACGGAAACCTGAATGACTTTACTCAATCTCCAACTACTCAATATCCACCCATCCAACCACGTATCATGATTCAGGATATGAACGATCGAGAAATGGCTACCGCTTACCTTCTTACATTAAAACGTGCCGGAAGAGAATATGCGTGGACGGCTATGGAAACCGCAAATCCAGAAATGCGGTCCTTCTTTGAAACAGCCTTTCTGATGAGCTGCTCACACGCCTACGATGTGTAG
- a CDS encoding HAMP domain-containing histidine kinase: MKNLNLPIKYKLTIWSSMLLVALFLSYNLLQYVVISNWTLAQDTRTTIREMNQVKTYLFQKSNSSGLTKQMVYESKKTLESNNRPFQAIRIIDGNGHVLLQVSNISVDQIKPKKVKDTELYNFQLNERHFQIIRSPIKIDNAVGTIEVIRDIEFFKGLFQQVFNVMIIAGIISIILSWMGGMIVSKQLLKPVKNILDAMKKVKKHGLHERVALYGQKDEISGIGRMFNEIMDQLEESFLQQKQFVEDASHELRTPISIIQGHLQLINRWGKYEPQVLNKSLNASLKELDKLSHLVSELLELSKAELEEHNDQTEWINPIPIIENLIKNFRIVHSEFEFVVEVTENKEYLIQIQTKHLEQILTVLLDNAVKYSKENKWIKCSVKATGNQFLIEILDKGIGIPKEELPFVMNRFYRVNKARTRKEGGYGLGLSIAQRLIKKYNAAILVASEINEGTSVMLQFPCRSPEYTGLDHYDN, encoded by the coding sequence ATGAAAAATTTAAATCTCCCTATTAAGTATAAGTTAACGATATGGTCCTCTATGCTTTTGGTGGCTTTATTTTTAAGCTATAACTTACTACAGTATGTTGTGATTAGTAACTGGACGCTTGCTCAAGATACAAGAACAACAATACGAGAAATGAACCAAGTAAAAACGTATTTATTCCAAAAATCAAATTCATCTGGATTAACAAAACAGATGGTATACGAAAGCAAGAAAACACTAGAAAGCAATAACAGGCCATTTCAAGCAATACGTATTATAGATGGAAATGGACATGTATTATTACAGGTATCGAATATATCAGTAGATCAAATAAAACCTAAAAAAGTAAAGGATACCGAGCTATATAATTTTCAATTGAATGAAAGGCATTTTCAGATTATACGTAGTCCTATAAAGATAGACAATGCCGTAGGAACAATAGAGGTTATCAGGGATATAGAGTTCTTTAAAGGATTATTTCAGCAAGTTTTTAATGTCATGATTATTGCAGGAATTATCTCCATCATATTAAGTTGGATGGGGGGGATGATTGTTTCTAAGCAGCTATTAAAGCCTGTCAAAAATATTTTGGATGCCATGAAGAAAGTTAAGAAACATGGGTTGCATGAAAGAGTTGCCCTATATGGACAAAAGGATGAGATTTCTGGAATTGGCAGAATGTTTAATGAAATCATGGATCAACTTGAAGAATCATTTTTGCAGCAAAAGCAATTCGTGGAAGATGCATCCCATGAGTTACGTACGCCAATTTCAATTATTCAAGGCCATCTACAGTTAATAAACAGATGGGGAAAATATGAACCACAGGTATTAAATAAATCACTGAATGCTTCCCTTAAGGAGTTAGATAAACTAAGTCATCTCGTTTCAGAACTTTTAGAGTTGTCTAAGGCAGAATTGGAGGAGCATAATGATCAAACGGAATGGATTAATCCTATTCCTATTATCGAAAACTTGATCAAGAATTTCAGGATTGTTCATAGTGAATTTGAATTTGTTGTTGAAGTTACTGAGAACAAAGAGTATTTGATTCAGATACAAACGAAACATCTAGAGCAAATTTTAACCGTTTTATTGGACAATGCTGTGAAATACTCGAAGGAAAATAAATGGATAAAATGCTCGGTAAAAGCAACGGGAAATCAATTTTTAATTGAGATACTGGACAAAGGAATAGGGATACCAAAAGAAGAACTACCATTTGTTATGAATCGCTTTTACCGCGTCAATAAAGCGAGGACGAGAAAAGAAGGGGGATATGGATTGGGATTATCTATAGCTCAGCGATTAATAAAGAAATACAATGCGGCCATTTTAGTCGCAAGCGAAATAAATGAGGGTACGTCTGTTATGTTACAATTTCCCTGTAGGTCTCCGGAGTATACGGGATTGGATCATTATGATAATTAA